The following proteins are encoded in a genomic region of Bacillus spongiae:
- a CDS encoding 4'-phosphopantetheinyl transferase family protein translates to MKIFAVNLSDLDHSNVNDHLYSRIVSNDTLNRARKFRNRKDTLRTMVGELLINYLYEKVEGYGTIPVIRRNQYGKPYVTSNNFLFNLSHSGNWVICIVDQTRVGIDIEQIKAIDYENLISMFHPVEMEQMEYAENKQDFFYSLWTVKESVLKNIGKGLSLSLKSFHTKFSNEDIQVKFENPLSENLYVKTYDFDYRYKLAACALHNDFPNHITYINIAKIIQYYANFAPRKYC, encoded by the coding sequence GTGAAAATATTCGCAGTTAATTTATCAGATTTGGATCATTCAAATGTTAATGACCACCTTTACTCTCGTATCGTGTCTAATGACACCTTAAATAGAGCAAGGAAATTTAGAAATAGAAAAGACACATTACGAACAATGGTGGGAGAATTACTTATAAACTATTTATACGAAAAAGTAGAGGGATATGGTACTATCCCTGTCATAAGACGTAATCAATACGGGAAACCGTATGTAACATCAAATAATTTTCTCTTTAATCTATCCCATTCAGGAAACTGGGTCATTTGTATTGTTGACCAAACTCGCGTTGGGATTGATATTGAGCAAATTAAAGCTATTGATTATGAAAATTTAATATCAATGTTCCATCCTGTTGAAATGGAACAAATGGAATATGCAGAGAATAAGCAAGATTTTTTCTATAGCTTATGGACTGTAAAAGAAAGTGTGTTAAAAAACATCGGTAAGGGACTAAGCCTTTCTTTAAAAAGTTTTCACACAAAATTTTCTAATGAAGATATTCAAGTAAAGTTTGAAAATCCTTTGTCTGAAAACTTATACGTAAAAACATATGACTTTGATTATCGTTATAAGCTTGCAGCTTGTGCCTTGCACAATGATTTTCCAAACCATATAACCTATATAAATATAGCAAAAATTATTCAGTATTACGCAAATTTCGCACCTAGAAAATACTGTTGA
- a CDS encoding alpha/beta hydrolase, translating to MNVENIDYKVMGSGEKILLIETGIGCSFYQWLPFVKKIMKEFTIIMYHRAGYGNSEVSKNPRTTEGIAYELNDLIESLGIKEKIFVMGHSFGGLCALHYVMLFPDKVNRLVLLDSTSPNFNRLYDLDLPVMNSLISIDQMVESNLGHSNKSREALKELYGEMIEGFYKKYSDYEAEKLEAFITNPTLFKTVADEYNHWELNSEKIKELSEFPNIPLTVIARDIEASVSAFIQYNIPEEEAREYEEVWRELQLELATLSNQGELIIADRSDHEIHIDRPDIIIESLNKWL from the coding sequence TAGAAAACATAGACTATAAAGTGATGGGGTCCGGAGAGAAAATTCTTCTTATAGAAACAGGTATAGGCTGCTCCTTTTATCAATGGCTTCCTTTTGTAAAGAAGATAATGAAAGAGTTTACTATTATTATGTACCATCGAGCTGGTTATGGGAATAGTGAGGTTTCGAAGAATCCAAGAACAACTGAAGGTATTGCATACGAACTAAATGACCTAATTGAGTCATTAGGTATAAAAGAAAAGATCTTTGTTATGGGGCATTCTTTTGGTGGGCTATGTGCATTGCATTATGTAATGCTATTTCCGGACAAAGTTAATAGATTAGTTTTATTGGATTCAACCTCACCAAATTTCAACCGATTATATGACTTAGATCTCCCGGTAATGAATTCCCTTATATCGATAGACCAAATGGTAGAAAGTAATTTAGGTCATTCAAACAAATCAAGAGAAGCACTTAAAGAGCTATATGGTGAAATGATTGAGGGATTCTACAAGAAGTATTCTGACTATGAAGCGGAAAAACTTGAAGCGTTTATAACGAATCCAACATTATTCAAGACTGTCGCTGATGAATATAACCACTGGGAGTTAAATAGTGAGAAGATAAAAGAGCTTAGTGAATTTCCCAACATTCCACTAACCGTCATAGCAAGAGATATAGAGGCTTCAGTAAGTGCCTTTATTCAATACAATATTCCGGAGGAAGAGGCACGTGAATACGAAGAAGTTTGGCGTGAACTACAATTAGAGTTGGCTACGTTATCAAATCAAGGTGAATTGATCATAGCAGATCGTAGTGACCACGAAATTCATATTGATAGACCTGATATTATCATTGAGAGCTTAAATAAATGGTTATAG